The Fusarium keratoplasticum isolate Fu6.1 chromosome 8, whole genome shotgun sequence genome includes a region encoding these proteins:
- a CDS encoding RNA polymerase II subunit B1 CTD phosphatase RPAP2-like protein: MASTAKQPAKGILKKPKDAAKEPDVDPREVALQHARIIQHRKDLEAEILDSLILLSEYPLVREAPHNAANPAPSDIADFKAHVRLFQPSDYDDLIIERNVNELCGYSLCAKPRRQVGPGGDWKILANGDIVKRKDVEMWCSQKCARRALYVKVQLNETAAWERAGIPDIQIELLDETQTDVDRAAQKLGDLKLEEQRQTARDTAALALERGEREPVQRDKVKVTLKEKDVKAPSPVPDTPEVYDDDHLVVEGYKSKLRPDNEEDQKK; this comes from the coding sequence atggcatcaactGCCAAGCAGCCAGCTAAGGGCATtctcaagaagcccaaggatgCCGCCAAAGAGCCCGACGTCGATCCTAGGGAGGTCGCCCTCCAGCACGCCAGGATCATCCAGCATCGCAAAgaccttgaggctgagatcCTGGATAGTCTCATCCTTCTCTCCGAGTACCCTCTTGTTCGCGAAGCCCCGCACAACGCTGCGAACCCTGCACCGTCCGACATTGCCGACTTCAAGGCTCACGTACGCCTGTTCCAACCCTCGGATTATGACGACCTCATCATCGAGCGCAACGTCAACGAGCTGTGCGGATACTCACTTTGCGCGAAACCCCGGCGACAGGTTGGGCCTGGTGGCGATTGGAAGATTCTAGCCAACGGAGACATTGTCAAGCGGAAGGATGTCGAGATGTGGTGCTCACAGAAATGCGCCCGTCGCGCCCTCTACGTCAAGGTCCAGCTGAACGAGACGGCTGCATGGGAGCGCGCGGGTATCCCAGACATTCAAATCGAGTTGCTCGACGAGACACAAACAGACGTTGACCGAGCTGCACAGAAGCTGGGCGACCTTaagctggaggagcagcGACAAACAGCTCGAGATACAGCTGCCTTGGCCCTCGAACGCGGCGAGCGCGAACCTGTGCAACgagacaaggtcaaggttaCGCTCAAAGAGAAGGATGTCAAGGCGCCTTCCCCTGTTCCAGACACACCGGAAGTCTACGATGATGACCATTTGGTCGTTGAGGGCTACAAGAGTAAACTTCGTCCAGATAATGAAGAGGACCAAAAGAAATAA